AAGGTAACTTCAATGTCATCTTTTGCGAGCGGGGCATACGTACTTTCGAGACCTATACCCGTAACACCTTGGATTTAAGCAGCGTCCCTGTGATTAAGCAGTTGACCCATTTGCCCATCGTGGTAGATCCAAGCCACGGTACCGGCAAGTGGCAGCTGGTGAAACCGATGGCTTTAGCAGCAGTCGCCGCCGGAGCCGACGGGCTGATGATCGAAGTACATCCAAACCCCAGCGAAGCCCTGTCCGACGGCCCTCAATCCCTTACCCCTGAAAACTTTAAGGCTTTAATGACAGAGCTGCAATCAGTGGTGCAAGCAATTCAAAGGACATTGGAGCGATGCGATGATTAAAATAGGCTATCTAGGACCCGAGGGAACTTTTTCAGAAAAAGCCGCCCGTATGTGGCTACAATGTGTTTCAACACCCCACCGCCTGGAAGCAAAAGAAAACCTGCCGCAGCTTTTTCGCGACCTGGAAAACGGGCAGCTGGCCCAGATCATCGTGCCGGTGGAAAACTCGATTGAAGGAGCTGTAACGGTCACCCAGGATTACTTGATCAGCTTACCAGGCATCAAGGTGCTAGGAGAGATTAGCCTTGCCGTGGAACACTACCTGGTGGCTAAAACCCTGCTCCCGTTAGCCGACATCACCGCCGTTTACTCTCATCCCCAGGCCCTGGCCCAGTGCCACCGGTTCCTGGAACGTCACCTTGGAAAGGCGAAATTAGTGCAAACTACCAGCACGGCGGAAGCAGCTCGCCTGGTCAGCGAAGCGGCAGAACCCATCGCCGCCGTCACGTCGGCAGACGCGGCGGCCAAATACCACTTGGCGGTCCTGGCAGAAAGAATTCAAGATTTTCACGGCAACAAAACCCGTTTCTGGGCTGTGGGTTTACCGGAAACATGTACCATTAACATAAGTAAAGAACATTGTGACTTCAAGACTTCTATCGTGGTGGCTTTACCTTACAATCGTCCCGGGGGCCTGCACATGATCTTGACGGAATTCGCCGCCGCTTCCCTGGACCTAACACGGATCGAATCCAGGCCCACTAAGAAAGAATTAGGAGAGTATCTCTTCATCATTGATTTTCTTGGCCATGTCCATGAGGAAACCGTGGCTAAGACATTTAACAAACTGCAGTCTAAGGACGTGATGATCAAAGTGCTGGGTTCTTTTCCGGTGCTTACCTAAAACCTGCGAAACAAGGAGGAAACGGCTTGAATATAGAAGTTGCCCGCACAGGTCCATTAACCGGTGAACTGGAAGTACCCGGTGACAAATCCATCTCCCACCGGGCAGCCATCCTGGGAGCCATCGCCGAGGGCAAGACTCGCATTAAAGGCTTTTTGGAAGGTCAGGACTGCCTTCATACCCTTCAATGTTTGTCATCCCTAGGGATTCATGTGGAGCAGTTGCAACCGGGTGATTACATTATTCACGGGAAAGGTCTGCATGGATTGAGCGAACCGGATAACGTGCTGGACGTGGGTAATTCCGGGACTACCATTCGTTTGCTGGCGGGTTTACTGGCCAGCCGGCCTTTCACCAGCATCTTGACCGGCGATGCATCCATTAGATCTCGCCCCATGGATAGGGTCATTGTGCCTTTAACCCAAATGGGTGCTACCATTTACGGCAGGGAGAATAATAAGCTGGCTCCGTTATTTATCAAGGGCGGTACTCTTCGCGGCATTAACTACCGTCTTCCTGTGGCCAGCGCCCAGGTCAAAAGCGCCATCCTGTTGGCCGCTCTGGGAGGCAGCGATACAACTTGCATAGAGGAACCATTGCGTTCCCGGGATCATACCGAGCGTATGCTGGCCGCCTTCGGTGCCGGCATTACGGTGCAGGACCTGAGCATCCAAATCACACCGCAAGACACCTTGACGCCCCAGGAAATCCTGGTCCCAGGTGACATCTCCTCGGCTGCTTTTTTCATGGTGGCTGCCAGCATTGTCCCCGGCTCAGATATCATCATTAGAAACGTAGGAGTGAACCCTACGCGAACCGGAGTGATTACGGCTTTACAAGCTATGGGAGCCGGCGTAGAAGTGATGAATTACAGGGAACAAACGGGGGAACCTGTAGCTGATGTCCGGGTGAGATATGCTCCCCTGAAAGGTATTTCCTTTGAACCGGCCTGGATCCCTACTTTAATCGATGAGATCCCCGCCCTTTGCATCGCGGCAGCTTTCGCCGAAGGGATAACCGTCATCCGTCATGCCCGGGAATTGAGGGTCAAAGAAACCGACCGGATCCGGATTATGACTCAGGAATTGACCAGGTTTGGAGCTAAAGTACAGGAGCTGCCTGACGGTATGATCATTGAAGGTTGTACAGAACTGAAAGGTACCACCTGTTATTCCCATGGAGACCACCGCATCGCCATGGCGCTGTCCGTCTTAGGTTTACGTGCCACAGGCACCACCACCATTGTCCAAGCGGAAGCGGTCAATGTATCGTACCCAGATTTCTTCGTTACATTACAGTCATTAAAATGAGGTGTTGCCATGCTTCCTAATATCGCCATCGACGGGCCTGCCGGCGCGGGAAAAAGTACCGTCGCCCGCTTGGTAGCAAAAAGGCTGGGGCTCACCTATCTCGACACCGGTGCCATGTACCGGGCTTTGACCTGGAAAGCCCTACAGAACAGCGTTCCCTTGACCCAAGAGGGCCTGGCAGAATTGGTTCGCAACACGGAAATCACTTTTGTACAGGACCCAAACCATGATACGCCTAGGGTTTTTTGTGATAACATTGACGTAACAGAACATATCCGGTCACCGGAAGTTTCCAACCATGTTTCCCTGGTTTCTTCTTTTGCCGAGGTGCGTCAAGGGTTAACCCAATTGCAGCGAAAGTATGCGGCAGAGGGCGGTATCGTAATGGACGGCCGGGATATTGGCACGGTCGTGATGCCCAATGCATCTTTTAAGTTCTTTCTGACGGCTTCCTTGGAGGAGAGAAGCCGCAGGCGGTATGAAGAAATGAAAAAAAAGGGCATAGACGTGGACCCGACCACGGTCTACCGAGAAATTGCGGCCCGGGATGAGGCGGACCGGAACCGGCCCGTCGCTCCGTTAACCGCGGCTGAAGACGCTGTTATTGTTGATACAACCAATTTGTCCATCGAACAAGTAGTGGATCTGATCGTTGCCCAATGTCAAGGGGGTGAGTCAAAATGACCTTGTACAGGATACTGAGACCTATCGCCTGGCTCATCCTGAAGCTCTGGAACCGGTTAGAGGTCCATGGCCTGGAAAACCTCCCGCCGCAAGGAAAATTAATCGTCGTGGCTAATCATGTGAGCGTGTTAGACCCGATCGTCTTAGGAGTCGGTTTACCCCGACCCATTCGTTTCATGGCCAAAAAGGAATTGTTCGATATACCCGTCTTAGGGGGACTCATTTCCCTGTTAGGCTCTTTTCCCGTAGACAGGAATAAGACAGATTTTCAGGCTGTCAAGCAATCTTTAAGGATACTGGCAAGTCAAGAGGTGTTAGGTATCTTCCCGGAAGGGGGCACGCGCAAGAATGCCACCAGAATTGTTTTTAGTACCGGTGCAGCGGCCATCGCCCTCAAGAGCAAAAGTCCTGTCTTACCGGTAGCCATTATCGGTACCGCTTCCATTCCCAAGGCCATCCTTTTCGGCAAGCTTAAGGTCAACATTGGCCCGGTTATCACCTGGCCGCAGCAGTATGAAGGCAAGCTGCAAGACGATGACGTAGAACGGCTGACCAGGGAAATGGAAAAGGCCGTACAAGGACTGAAATCCGCCTAAGTTTGCGGAAAACTGCTAAACCTTTCTGGCTTTTGCAGGATTCTATCACTTTTTCACGAAAGATAATAATGATTGACTTCACGTGCAAAATAAATATAGAGCAGCATTTTACGACCTGAAGGTGAATTCTCTTGGAGATTTTGGTGGCTCCCAGAGCCGGTTTTTGTTTTGGTGTCAAAAGAGCCCTAGATATTGCACTGAATAGCCTACAAGCAGGTAATAACGTCTATACATACGGCTCCCTGATTCACAACCAGCAGGTAGTAGACAAGTTAGCAAAACTAGGTCTTAAGACTGTCGAGGATCCCCGGGAAATCGCAGCAGGAAAAGTCATCATTCGCTCCCATGGTGTTGGCCCTGAGACGCTGGAGGCAATTCAGGCAAAGGGCCACAAAGTGATCGATGCTACCTGTCCTTTTGTGAAAAAGGCACAACGGATTGCACACCGGTTGGACAATGATGGCTTTCAAGTGGTCGTGGTAGGTGACAAAGAGCATCCGGAAGTCAAGGGTATTGTAGAGTGGACCCAGAACCGTGCTATCGTCATCAAAGATCCTCAAGAAGTACAATTACTACCTTTTTTCCCCAAGATTGGTGTATTGGCACAAACCACATTGGATTTTTCCACCTTTGAAGAGGTAACGAGGCTCCTACGAGGCAAAACCCAGCAACTGCAAATCCATAACACCATTTGCAGTGCAACAAAAATCAGGCAGGAGGAAGCCTTTAAGCTGGCCCAAGCGGTAGACGTGATGATCGTCATAGGCGGGAAGCACAGTGCCAATACAAGGAAACTTGCGAGCATTTGCCAGAGGGCGGGTACGCTGACCTTTCAAATTGAACAGGCTGGCGAACTTGAACCCCATTGGTTTACAAATGCTAAGCGAGTGGGGGTCACAGCTGGTGCCTCTACTCCAGATTGGATTATTGAGGAGGTTGTTGAAAGAATGACAGAGCTGAATGAAGAAAAAAACTTGACAACGGAGGAGGTCCAAGAAGCTGGGAACCCCGAAATGGGGAATCAAGCAGCGGCCCAAGGGGGATCCAACCAAAGAAGTGAAGAAGTAGACTTGGATTTAGCCAGCAATCCCATGGAACTACACCGGGGGGATATCATTTCCGGGACTGTAGTTCAGGTTAATGATAATGAAGTGATGGTGGATGTAGGCGGCAAATCCGAAGGTATTATCCCATTAAACGAATTGGCCAATCGTCCCATTACTAACCCCCATGAAGTTGTTGCCGTAGGCGATGAAGTTAAAGTCTTTGTCCTGCGGGTGGAAAATGAGGAAGGTCACCCGGTACTGTCCAAGAGAAGAGCAGACCGCGTTATTGCCTGGGAAGTTTTAGAAAAGGCTTTGGAGACCGGTGAAGAATTGAGAGCACCCGTCATCGAAGTGGTGAAAGGAGGTCTGCTTGTTGACGTAGGTGTACGCGGTTTTGTCCCTGCTTCCCTGGTGGAAAGAGGCTATGTGGAGGACCTGCAGCAGTATGTGGGGAAAGAACTTCGCTTGCGGGTCATCGAGCTGGACCGCGGCAAGAACAAAGTGGTCCTGTCGCAAAAGGCCATTCTGGACGAAGAATACGAAAAACTGCGGGAAGCTACCTGGGCTAGTTTACAAGAAGGGCAAGTCATCAAAGGTATTGTTAGGCGTTTGACTGATTTCGGCGCATTTGTCGATATCGGCGGCATTGACGGTTTGCTCCACGTTTCCGAACTCTCTTGGGGTAGAATAGACCATCCCAAAGACGTGTTATCGGAAGGCCAGGAAATAGAAGTCAAAGTCCTAGCTGTCGATCGGGCCGCGGAAAAAGTCTCTTTAGGCTTGAAACAATTACTGCCAAATCCCTGGGATACTGCCGAAGAACGGTACCCGGTAGGCTCCGTTGTCCAAGGAAAAGTACTGCGGATAGCCTCTTTTGGCGCCTTTGTGGAGGTAGAACCCGGCATTGAGGGATTAGTGCATATTTCTCAATTAGCCAATCATCACGTGGAAAAAACCGAGGATGTAGTTTCCGTGGGAGATATTATCCCGGTCAAGGTACTGAGCGTGGATCAGGCTGCCCACCGGATGAGTCTCAGTCTGAAAGAAGCCCGCAAGGCAGAACGCCCTCAACCTCCGAAACAAGAAACGGTTAAAGAAGAAGAGAATTCAGGTGTTAAGTTGGGGGATCTCTTTGGTGAACTATTCGAAGAAAACACGAACGCCTAACCGGCAGTCCCTGCAGTTGAGCCGGAAGCTGGATCACCTGCAGTTGACCAAAGAACTGGACGACGGCCCATTATCAACCGGTTTTGAAGATGTTCACTTGATTCATCAGGCGGTCAGCCCCCTCCAACTTGATGAAGTCGACAGCGGGGTCACATTTTGCAACAAGAAGCTTTCAGTGCCTTTCATCATCAATGCCATGACCGGAGGACCGGAGATATCCTCGCACATCAATGCCTGCCTGGCCAGGGTGGCAGCGGAGCTCCACATGGGTATGGCAGTGGGTTCGCAAGCACTGGCCCTTAACGACCCCAATGCGGCGTTAACCTATACAATTGCCCGTCAGGAGAATCCTCACGGGCTCATTTTGGCCAATTTGAGTGCTTTGGCGTCTCCTGACGAAGCTTTACGAGCTATCGAAATGCTGTCAGCTGATGGATTGCAGCTGCACTTAAATGCGGCCCATGAACTGGCCATGGCTGAAGGGGACCGGGATTTCAGGCGTGCGCTGGATAACATCGCCGCCATCGTAGAAAAAGTACCCGTTCCCGTCATTATGAAAGAAGTTGGCTTTGGGCTTTCCGTTGAAACAGCCAGGCAGCTTTTCGCCCATGGCGTCGCCCATTTTGATGTGGGGGGACAAGGTGGCACTAATTTCGGCACCATTGAACGGGTGCGGCAAAAACAGGCCGGGCCGTCGGTCTTTGAGCTGTGGGGCATTCCCACCGCTGTTTCCGTGGCTGAAGTCAGCAGTCAAGGGTTACCCGTGACCATCATTGCGTCCGGAGGGATACGTTCGGCCCTGGACGGAGTCAAAGCAATGGCTCTAGGCGCTGACTTAATCGGCATTGCCGGACCCGTAGTCAAACTCCTGCTGGACCACACGGAAGCGGAAGTACTTAATTATTTCCACCGGCTGATCTATGATTTTCGGGCGTTGATGCTGCTGGCCGGCGCTCGTTCACTAGAAGATTTAAAGAAAGTGCCGGTGGTGATAACCGGCAGAACCAAAGACTGGCTGGAACAAAGAGGAATACTGGACCATTACCGCCAGCGTACACGCATTCATTAACCGCCACACGGCGGTTTTTTTGTATATTTGCCAGGGAGCAGGGGAATCCTATTAGCATAAACTGCACTACAAGGGGTGGCAGTATGAGTGGATATCCGCTGGGAATAATCCTGCTCATTGTCGTTACCATTTTAATCTATTTCGGCTTGGCACATCGCGTGCTGGACAGGCTGCGCATTAATGACCGGACTGCTTTGCTATTACTTGGAGCTATCATCGCCGGCAGTTTCATCAATATTCCCATCACCGACGGCCCTCCGGCGGTCACCGTAAATGTTGGCGGTGCCTTGATTCCTTTTGGGCTGGCAGTTTATCTGCTGGCCAAGGCGGGCACAAGGGCGGAATGGATTAGAGCCATAGTAGCTACCGCCATCACCGTGGTTGTTATCACCCTGGTGAACCGGTAT
The sequence above is a segment of the Clostridia bacterium genome. Coding sequences within it:
- a CDS encoding type 2 isopentenyl-diphosphate Delta-isomerase codes for the protein MNYSKKTRTPNRQSLQLSRKLDHLQLTKELDDGPLSTGFEDVHLIHQAVSPLQLDEVDSGVTFCNKKLSVPFIINAMTGGPEISSHINACLARVAAELHMGMAVGSQALALNDPNAALTYTIARQENPHGLILANLSALASPDEALRAIEMLSADGLQLHLNAAHELAMAEGDRDFRRALDNIAAIVEKVPVPVIMKEVGFGLSVETARQLFAHGVAHFDVGGQGGTNFGTIERVRQKQAGPSVFELWGIPTAVSVAEVSSQGLPVTIIASGGIRSALDGVKAMALGADLIGIAGPVVKLLLDHTEAEVLNYFHRLIYDFRALMLLAGARSLEDLKKVPVVITGRTKDWLEQRGILDHYRQRTRIH
- a CDS encoding bifunctional 4-hydroxy-3-methylbut-2-enyl diphosphate reductase/30S ribosomal protein S1; translated protein: MEILVAPRAGFCFGVKRALDIALNSLQAGNNVYTYGSLIHNQQVVDKLAKLGLKTVEDPREIAAGKVIIRSHGVGPETLEAIQAKGHKVIDATCPFVKKAQRIAHRLDNDGFQVVVVGDKEHPEVKGIVEWTQNRAIVIKDPQEVQLLPFFPKIGVLAQTTLDFSTFEEVTRLLRGKTQQLQIHNTICSATKIRQEEAFKLAQAVDVMIVIGGKHSANTRKLASICQRAGTLTFQIEQAGELEPHWFTNAKRVGVTAGASTPDWIIEEVVERMTELNEEKNLTTEEVQEAGNPEMGNQAAAQGGSNQRSEEVDLDLASNPMELHRGDIISGTVVQVNDNEVMVDVGGKSEGIIPLNELANRPITNPHEVVAVGDEVKVFVLRVENEEGHPVLSKRRADRVIAWEVLEKALETGEELRAPVIEVVKGGLLVDVGVRGFVPASLVERGYVEDLQQYVGKELRLRVIELDRGKNKVVLSQKAILDEEYEKLREATWASLQEGQVIKGIVRRLTDFGAFVDIGGIDGLLHVSELSWGRIDHPKDVLSEGQEIEVKVLAVDRAAEKVSLGLKQLLPNPWDTAEERYPVGSVVQGKVLRIASFGAFVEVEPGIEGLVHISQLANHHVEKTEDVVSVGDIIPVKVLSVDQAAHRMSLSLKEARKAERPQPPKQETVKEEENSGVKLGDLFGELFEENTNA
- a CDS encoding 1-acyl-sn-glycerol-3-phosphate acyltransferase, producing MTLYRILRPIAWLILKLWNRLEVHGLENLPPQGKLIVVANHVSVLDPIVLGVGLPRPIRFMAKKELFDIPVLGGLISLLGSFPVDRNKTDFQAVKQSLRILASQEVLGIFPEGGTRKNATRIVFSTGAAAIALKSKSPVLPVAIIGTASIPKAILFGKLKVNIGPVITWPQQYEGKLQDDDVERLTREMEKAVQGLKSA
- a CDS encoding (d)CMP kinase — encoded protein: MLPNIAIDGPAGAGKSTVARLVAKRLGLTYLDTGAMYRALTWKALQNSVPLTQEGLAELVRNTEITFVQDPNHDTPRVFCDNIDVTEHIRSPEVSNHVSLVSSFAEVRQGLTQLQRKYAAEGGIVMDGRDIGTVVMPNASFKFFLTASLEERSRRRYEEMKKKGIDVDPTTVYREIAARDEADRNRPVAPLTAAEDAVIVDTTNLSIEQVVDLIVAQCQGGESK
- the aroA gene encoding 3-phosphoshikimate 1-carboxyvinyltransferase, encoding MNIEVARTGPLTGELEVPGDKSISHRAAILGAIAEGKTRIKGFLEGQDCLHTLQCLSSLGIHVEQLQPGDYIIHGKGLHGLSEPDNVLDVGNSGTTIRLLAGLLASRPFTSILTGDASIRSRPMDRVIVPLTQMGATIYGRENNKLAPLFIKGGTLRGINYRLPVASAQVKSAILLAALGGSDTTCIEEPLRSRDHTERMLAAFGAGITVQDLSIQITPQDTLTPQEILVPGDISSAAFFMVAASIVPGSDIIIRNVGVNPTRTGVITALQAMGAGVEVMNYREQTGEPVADVRVRYAPLKGISFEPAWIPTLIDEIPALCIAAAFAEGITVIRHARELRVKETDRIRIMTQELTRFGAKVQELPDGMIIEGCTELKGTTCYSHGDHRIAMALSVLGLRATGTTTIVQAEAVNVSYPDFFVTLQSLK
- the pheA gene encoding prephenate dehydratase, which produces MIKIGYLGPEGTFSEKAARMWLQCVSTPHRLEAKENLPQLFRDLENGQLAQIIVPVENSIEGAVTVTQDYLISLPGIKVLGEISLAVEHYLVAKTLLPLADITAVYSHPQALAQCHRFLERHLGKAKLVQTTSTAEAARLVSEAAEPIAAVTSADAAAKYHLAVLAERIQDFHGNKTRFWAVGLPETCTINISKEHCDFKTSIVVALPYNRPGGLHMILTEFAAASLDLTRIESRPTKKELGEYLFIIDFLGHVHEETVAKTFNKLQSKDVMIKVLGSFPVLT
- a CDS encoding 3-deoxy-7-phosphoheptulonate synthase (catalyzes the formation of 3-deoxy-D-arabino-hept-2-ulosonate 7-phosphate from phosphoenolpyruvate and D-erythrose 4-phosphate), yielding GNFNVIFCERGIRTFETYTRNTLDLSSVPVIKQLTHLPIVVDPSHGTGKWQLVKPMALAAVAAGADGLMIEVHPNPSEALSDGPQSLTPENFKALMTELQSVVQAIQRTLERCDD